One Bradyrhizobium sp. ISRA464 genomic window carries:
- a CDS encoding adenosylhopane nucleosidase, producing MAAVIGVTGLAFEARLATDFHTHAICSGDGSTLASSLASAISGDCCGLISFGVAGGLSPSLAAGTCIVASRIIAETVELTTDRNWSQALLRLIPEAVHGPIAGVTTIAAHPEAKRSLHISTGALAVDNESHVVASIAAARYLPMAAVRVIMDPATRRIPAAALATVRANGTIDLAALFRAIMRQPGELPMLLRTALDALAGFDALLRCRQLLGPGFGLPSLQACGPEPSSSIEFPIHGLDERYL from the coding sequence TTGGCAGCGGTAATTGGAGTGACGGGACTCGCGTTTGAGGCGAGGCTTGCTACGGACTTCCATACGCACGCCATTTGTAGCGGCGATGGCAGCACCCTGGCAAGCTCTCTCGCGTCTGCAATATCCGGGGATTGCTGCGGGCTGATTAGCTTTGGCGTCGCAGGCGGCCTTTCGCCCAGCCTCGCCGCAGGAACATGCATTGTAGCATCCAGGATTATCGCAGAGACCGTCGAACTCACGACTGACCGAAACTGGTCGCAAGCCTTGCTTCGACTTATCCCCGAAGCAGTTCACGGCCCTATTGCTGGCGTTACAACTATCGCGGCGCATCCGGAGGCAAAGCGATCGCTGCATATCAGTACAGGCGCGCTGGCTGTCGATAATGAATCTCATGTGGTGGCGAGCATCGCTGCAGCGCGCTATCTCCCGATGGCCGCCGTCCGCGTCATCATGGATCCGGCCACCCGCCGGATCCCTGCTGCCGCCTTGGCTACGGTGCGTGCAAACGGGACGATCGATCTCGCCGCACTGTTCCGCGCGATCATGAGACAGCCTGGTGAATTACCGATGCTGCTTCGGACCGCTCTGGACGCATTGGCCGGATTCGATGCGTTGCTTCGCTGCCGTCAATTGCTTGGCCCTGGCTTCGGGCTCCCCTCTTTGCAAGCATGTGGGCCAGAGCCAAGCTCGAGCATCGAGTTCCCCATTCATGGCTTGGATGAGCGCTATTTGTAG
- a CDS encoding GNAT family N-acetyltransferase, whose protein sequence is MSEARTAHSTSRVVDVSGYEPKQFAWCLEVIARNDLQHCPRWQVAFANERKDHRYYELVEDTLHPEFDYRYFAIKDEVGRVCAVQPFFLLDLDLLVGASPRFGLLIDAIRDLWPRLMRARTLMVGCVAGEGHLDGDEARHRTRAELLASTITGHARSLGAGLVVFKEFPARYRSVLECLVDHGFTRIPSMPMTRLCIDYASFDDYMRSALNSATRKKLRKKFEAAARAAPLEMSVVNDVTPVIAQIYPLYLQVYARSKLHFERLTEQYFCDLGRWMGDKVRFFLWRQSERIVAFATCIVHGDAIYAEYIGLDYDVALDLHLYHYVFRDLVIWAIANGYKCFRSGGLNYDPKLHLRHLLDPIDLYVRHTSEPINALLRHVLPVIEPTRYDGTLAKFRNYEELWVTDRVA, encoded by the coding sequence GTGTCGGAAGCAAGGACAGCGCACTCGACAAGCCGAGTCGTCGACGTATCGGGATACGAGCCGAAGCAATTTGCATGGTGTCTCGAAGTCATCGCACGCAACGATTTGCAGCATTGTCCGCGCTGGCAGGTCGCGTTCGCGAACGAGCGAAAGGATCATCGATATTACGAACTGGTCGAGGATACGCTTCATCCTGAGTTCGACTACCGGTATTTCGCTATAAAGGACGAGGTTGGCCGCGTTTGTGCCGTACAGCCCTTTTTCCTGCTGGACCTGGATTTGTTGGTCGGAGCGAGCCCGCGCTTTGGCCTGCTAATCGACGCCATCCGCGACCTATGGCCGCGCCTGATGCGAGCGCGCACGCTGATGGTGGGGTGCGTAGCTGGTGAAGGCCATCTTGATGGCGACGAGGCTCGCCATCGCACCCGCGCGGAGCTCCTGGCTTCAACGATCACAGGACATGCGCGTAGCCTCGGAGCAGGTCTGGTCGTGTTCAAGGAGTTTCCGGCGCGGTATCGATCGGTTCTCGAATGTCTGGTTGACCACGGATTCACCCGCATCCCCAGCATGCCTATGACCAGGCTTTGCATCGATTACGCAAGCTTCGACGATTACATGAGGAGCGCGCTCAACAGCGCGACGCGCAAGAAGCTACGCAAGAAGTTTGAGGCGGCGGCGCGGGCCGCCCCGCTCGAAATGAGCGTCGTCAACGACGTGACTCCGGTGATCGCGCAGATTTATCCACTGTATCTCCAGGTTTATGCGCGTTCGAAGCTGCACTTCGAAAGGCTCACGGAGCAATATTTCTGCGACCTTGGGCGGTGGATGGGGGACAAGGTCCGATTCTTCCTCTGGCGCCAGAGCGAGCGGATCGTCGCATTTGCAACGTGCATAGTGCATGGTGACGCGATCTATGCGGAGTACATAGGGCTCGACTACGATGTCGCGCTCGATCTACACCTCTATCACTATGTGTTTCGCGACTTGGTCATCTGGGCGATTGCCAACGGGTACAAATGCTTTCGGAGCGGCGGGCTGAACTATGATCCAAAACTGCACCTCAGGCACTTACTCGATCCGATCGACCTATATGTTCGGCACACGTCCGAACCGATCAACGCGCTGTTGAGGCACGTTTTGCCGGTGATCGAGCCAACCCGATACGACGGGACACTTGCGAAGTTTCGCAACTATGAGGAGCTTTGGGTGACGGATCGAGTCGCCTGA
- a CDS encoding BA14K family protein, producing MFKSKMLVAAAILATIALAPAFAGDLRDIRLHPIRYGDTSSWYYDNRDDNRDFPTNGFFPGNFAANPIRTSVGAAGVIGSTPRHSAAPYPSQVVFGARGKHHRPGRKT from the coding sequence ATGTTCAAGTCGAAGATGCTAGTGGCAGCCGCAATACTCGCGACGATCGCTCTCGCGCCCGCCTTCGCGGGCGATCTGAGGGATATCCGACTTCATCCTATACGCTACGGCGACACCAGTAGTTGGTACTACGACAACCGCGACGACAATCGCGACTTCCCGACCAACGGATTCTTTCCAGGTAATTTCGCCGCCAACCCTATCCGGACGTCCGTCGGGGCCGCGGGCGTCATTGGCAGCACGCCCCGGCACTCGGCCGCGCCTTACCCTTCGCAGGTTGTCTTCGGCGCTCGAGGCAAACACCATCGGCCTGGCCGGAAGACGTGA